A genomic window from Streptomyces mirabilis includes:
- a CDS encoding SDR family NAD(P)-dependent oxidoreductase yields the protein MPVAIITGASKGLGRALAAALAERGWDLVLDARTAGVLKETAAALSAYGTRVEALPGDVGDAGHRAGLVAAARGLGGVDLLVNNASALGAEPLVRLEDLPLDGLRHALEVNVVAALGLVQEALPLLRAAPAGAVVAVSSDAASEAYETWGGYGASKAALDHLAAVLGVEEPGLRVWAVDPGDMGTDLYAAAVPDDGEARPTPDSVVPAFLRLLDERPASGRYGAPALLEVR from the coding sequence ATGCCGGTAGCGATCATCACGGGTGCTTCGAAGGGGCTGGGGCGGGCGCTGGCCGCGGCTCTGGCGGAGCGCGGCTGGGATCTGGTCCTCGACGCGAGGACCGCGGGAGTGCTGAAGGAGACGGCGGCGGCGCTGTCCGCGTACGGGACCCGGGTGGAGGCGCTGCCCGGGGATGTCGGGGACGCCGGGCACCGCGCCGGGCTGGTGGCGGCGGCGCGCGGGCTCGGCGGCGTGGACCTGCTGGTGAACAACGCGAGCGCGCTGGGCGCCGAGCCGCTGGTGCGTCTGGAGGATCTGCCCCTGGACGGGCTGCGCCATGCCCTGGAGGTCAACGTGGTCGCGGCGCTGGGCCTGGTCCAGGAGGCGCTGCCGCTGCTGCGGGCCGCGCCGGCCGGCGCGGTCGTCGCCGTCAGCTCGGACGCGGCCTCGGAGGCGTACGAGACGTGGGGCGGGTACGGGGCGTCGAAGGCCGCCCTGGACCATCTGGCGGCCGTGCTCGGCGTGGAGGAGCCCGGGCTGCGCGTGTGGGCCGTGGACCCGGGGGACATGGGCACGGACCTGTACGCGGCGGCCGTACCGGACGACGGCGAGGCGCGGCCGACGCCGGACAGCGTGGTTCCGGCCTTTCTGCGGCTGCTGGACGAACGCCCTGCCAGTGGCCGCTACGGCGCTCCGGCGCTGCTGGAGGTGCGATGA
- a CDS encoding S-adenosylmethionine:tRNA ribosyltransferase-isomerase codes for MTTTVRVPEERSARVPAEQRGPGRDRDSVRLLVSCGTEVSHHAFVELPRRLRAGDLLIVNTSPTLAAAVDGWIGHARVVVHFSTRGDDGRWAVELRDPDGRGTTRARAGGPAGTEVRLAGDVRLVLEEPLTPYGSRLWWGRVSDPDVLGLLRRHGRPIRYSYTQRDQPLSVYQTVFALPSGDGGGSAEMPSAARPFTARLVAELVSRGVQFAPITLHTGVASAEAHEPPYPERYEVPEASARLINAARAGEGRILAVGTTAVRAVESAVDAGGVVRARKGWTDLVVTPERGVRVVDGLLTGLHEPEASHLLMLEAIAGRAAIERSYGEALSGLYLWHEFGDVHLILPEEGPHTESCSSNCR; via the coding sequence ATGACGACGACCGTGCGGGTTCCGGAGGAGCGGTCGGCGCGGGTGCCGGCCGAGCAGCGCGGGCCCGGGCGGGACCGGGACTCCGTGCGGCTGCTCGTGTCGTGCGGTACGGAGGTGTCGCATCACGCGTTCGTGGAGCTGCCGCGGCGGCTGCGGGCGGGGGATCTGCTGATCGTCAACACCTCCCCCACGCTGGCGGCCGCCGTGGACGGGTGGATCGGGCACGCGCGCGTGGTGGTGCATTTCTCCACGCGGGGCGATGACGGACGGTGGGCCGTCGAGCTGCGGGATCCCGACGGAAGGGGCACCACACGTGCGCGCGCGGGGGGACCCGCGGGTACGGAGGTACGCCTTGCCGGGGACGTACGCCTCGTACTGGAGGAGCCGCTGACGCCGTACGGCTCGCGGTTGTGGTGGGGGCGGGTGTCGGATCCGGACGTGCTCGGGCTGCTGCGGCGCCACGGGCGCCCCATTCGCTACTCCTATACGCAGAGGGACCAGCCGCTGTCCGTCTACCAGACGGTGTTCGCGCTGCCGTCGGGCGACGGCGGCGGCAGTGCGGAGATGCCGAGCGCGGCGCGGCCGTTCACCGCGCGCCTGGTGGCGGAGCTGGTGAGCCGGGGCGTGCAGTTCGCGCCGATCACGCTGCACACCGGTGTCGCGTCGGCGGAGGCCCATGAGCCGCCGTATCCGGAGCGGTACGAGGTGCCGGAGGCGTCGGCCCGGCTGATCAACGCCGCGAGAGCGGGAGAGGGGCGGATCCTCGCGGTCGGTACGACGGCCGTACGCGCCGTGGAGTCGGCCGTCGACGCCGGCGGGGTGGTCCGGGCCCGGAAGGGCTGGACGGACCTCGTGGTGACCCCGGAGCGGGGTGTGCGGGTGGTGGACGGGCTGCTGACCGGGCTGCACGAGCCGGAGGCCTCGCATCTGCTGATGCTGGAGGCGATCGCGGGACGGGCGGCGATCGAGCGCAGCTACGGCGAGGCGTTGAGCGGGCTCTACCTCTGGCACGAGTTCGGGGACGTGCACCTCATCCTCCCGGAGGAAGGCCCTCACACTGAGAGTTGCTCCAGCAACTGTCGGTGA
- a CDS encoding transglycosylase SLT domain-containing protein, with protein MTKNTRTPGHSPKLTKLHKLSIAGVATLGAATLAFSLAPNHTQTTTNDAAISAAPVVFSQQPIKNVQARLTDQQAGASLKTQAIEAKKKAADAAAAKKAAENVRKVQAASRSAQRPAIETIAMKTVAMKTATTKTYATKTATTKTYANNLDGWIRQSLDIMKRRGIPGSYNGLHRNIMRESSGNPKAINGWDINAINGIPSKGLLQVIQPTFNAYHVPGTSWNIYDPVANITAAANYAADKYGSMDNVNSAY; from the coding sequence ATGACCAAGAACACCCGCACTCCTGGCCATAGTCCGAAGCTGACGAAGCTCCACAAGCTCTCGATCGCCGGTGTCGCCACCCTCGGTGCCGCGACCCTCGCGTTCTCGCTGGCGCCGAACCACACGCAGACCACCACGAACGACGCCGCCATCTCCGCGGCCCCGGTCGTCTTCAGCCAGCAGCCGATCAAGAACGTGCAGGCCCGCCTCACCGACCAGCAGGCCGGTGCGAGCCTGAAGACCCAGGCCATCGAGGCGAAGAAGAAGGCCGCCGACGCGGCCGCCGCCAAGAAGGCAGCCGAGAACGTGCGCAAGGTGCAGGCCGCGAGCCGCTCCGCGCAGCGCCCCGCGATCGAGACGATCGCCATGAAGACGGTCGCCATGAAGACGGCCACGACGAAGACGTACGCCACGAAGACGGCCACCACGAAGACGTACGCCAACAACCTCGACGGCTGGATACGTCAGTCGCTCGACATCATGAAGCGCAGGGGCATCCCGGGCTCGTACAACGGGCTGCACCGCAACATCATGCGCGAGTCCTCGGGCAACCCGAAGGCCATCAACGGCTGGGACATCAACGCCATCAACGGGATCCCCTCGAAGGGCCTGCTGCAGGTCATCCAGCCGACCTTCAACGCGTACCACGTGCCCGGCACCTCGTGGAACATCTACGACCCGGTCGCCAACATCACGGCCGCCGCCAACTACGCGGCCGACAAGTACGGCTCGATGGACAACGTCAACAGCGCGTACTGA
- a CDS encoding FHA domain-containing protein, translated as MPELVLELNGRTWTLDASRPYTLGRDPQGDVVLDDARVSWRHATMSWDGRSWVIEDHGSTNGTFVQGQRIHRMEIGPGSAVHLGNATDGPRLNLSGAAAAVAQPQQQPYAAQGASPGWAQQAPPQQTPEQSHQQPQQPAARVPQQQGPGGGAGAPPVYGDRSPTTFHQLDLGRVMRIGRALENELVVSDLQVSRHHAEFHATPGGRFEIRDLGSHNGTYVNGQPIAKGGSAMLGPNDIVGVGHSTFRLVGDRLEEFVDTGEVSFSARHLTVTVDGGKQILKDVSFGVPEKSLIAVIGPSGSGKSTLLKALTGYRPANQGDVLYDNRNLYKQFAELRQRIGLVPQDDILHKELTVKKALKYAAKLRFPADTTTAEREARIDEVLRELKLDIHKEKKVTSLSGGQRKRVSVALELLTKPSLIFLDEPTSGLDPGMDRDVMQLLRGLADDGRTVLVVTHSVAELAICDKLLVMAPGGSVAYFGPPEEALNFFGYETWADVFSAFENYRDYDWAGRWKGSQHYQMYAADIDAVAPQSANVTPPQAMKPPKPQGWFSQLSTLVRRYVSVIVSDKGFLALTVILPAVLGAVSLLIDPNKTLLVNAQVNPKTGVHVPNGTATTVLLILAVGACFAGAANSVRELIKERVIYERERATGLSRSAYLMSKVVVLGVVTVLQGAMVGAIGFTSRTKPTEGVVFGHSVLLELSIPIMALGFTSMMFGLVISSLVKTAEKTMPLLVMFAIIQVVFTGCLFILNGKIGVNEFSYLMPSRWAVAAAGATLDFNNINPNTDDPSSTDPLWNHTASAYGMDIVALLVLAAVCGFFVARFLRRHEPEVMRK; from the coding sequence GTGCCGGAACTCGTACTGGAATTGAATGGACGGACCTGGACGCTCGATGCGTCCAGGCCATACACCCTCGGACGTGATCCGCAGGGGGACGTCGTGCTCGACGACGCCAGGGTCTCCTGGCGTCACGCCACGATGAGCTGGGACGGCCGGAGTTGGGTCATCGAGGACCACGGCAGCACCAACGGCACCTTTGTGCAGGGGCAGCGGATCCATCGGATGGAGATCGGCCCCGGTTCGGCCGTGCACCTCGGCAACGCGACCGACGGCCCGCGTCTGAACCTCTCCGGCGCCGCTGCCGCCGTCGCGCAGCCTCAGCAGCAGCCCTACGCCGCGCAGGGCGCGAGCCCCGGCTGGGCCCAGCAGGCACCGCCGCAGCAGACGCCGGAGCAGAGTCACCAGCAGCCGCAGCAGCCCGCGGCGCGAGTGCCGCAGCAGCAGGGACCCGGTGGTGGCGCGGGGGCGCCGCCGGTCTACGGCGACCGCAGCCCGACCACCTTCCACCAGCTCGACCTCGGCCGGGTGATGCGCATCGGCCGTGCGCTGGAGAACGAGCTGGTCGTCTCCGACCTCCAGGTCTCGCGCCACCACGCCGAGTTCCACGCGACACCCGGCGGCCGTTTCGAGATCCGCGACCTCGGCTCGCACAACGGCACCTACGTCAACGGTCAGCCGATCGCCAAGGGCGGCTCGGCGATGCTCGGCCCGAACGACATCGTCGGCGTCGGCCACTCGACGTTCCGCCTGGTCGGGGACCGGCTCGAGGAGTTCGTCGACACCGGTGAGGTCTCCTTCTCGGCCCGCCATCTGACGGTGACGGTCGACGGCGGCAAGCAGATCCTCAAGGACGTCTCCTTCGGCGTTCCCGAGAAGTCGCTCATCGCGGTCATCGGCCCCTCGGGCTCCGGCAAGTCGACGCTCCTGAAGGCGCTCACGGGCTACCGCCCCGCCAACCAGGGTGATGTCCTCTACGACAACCGGAACCTGTACAAGCAGTTCGCCGAGCTGCGTCAGCGCATCGGTCTGGTCCCGCAGGACGACATCCTGCACAAGGAACTCACCGTCAAGAAGGCCCTCAAGTACGCGGCCAAGCTGCGCTTCCCCGCCGACACCACGACGGCCGAGCGTGAGGCCCGCATAGACGAGGTGCTGCGCGAGCTGAAGCTGGACATCCACAAGGAGAAGAAGGTCACCTCCCTCTCCGGCGGCCAGCGCAAGCGCGTCTCGGTGGCCCTGGAGCTGCTGACCAAGCCGTCGCTGATCTTCCTGGACGAGCCGACCTCCGGTCTCGACCCGGGCATGGACCGCGATGTCATGCAGCTGCTGCGCGGCCTCGCCGACGACGGCCGTACGGTCCTCGTCGTCACGCACTCCGTGGCCGAGCTGGCGATCTGCGACAAGCTGCTGGTGATGGCACCGGGCGGTTCGGTCGCGTACTTCGGTCCGCCGGAGGAGGCCCTCAACTTCTTCGGCTACGAGACCTGGGCCGACGTCTTCTCGGCCTTCGAGAACTACCGCGACTACGACTGGGCGGGCCGCTGGAAGGGCTCGCAGCACTACCAGATGTATGCCGCGGACATCGACGCCGTCGCTCCGCAGTCGGCCAATGTGACGCCGCCGCAGGCGATGAAGCCGCCGAAGCCGCAGGGCTGGTTCTCCCAGCTCAGCACGCTGGTACGGCGCTATGTGTCGGTGATCGTGTCCGACAAGGGCTTCCTGGCGCTGACGGTGATCCTGCCGGCCGTGCTCGGCGCGGTGAGCCTGCTCATCGACCCGAACAAGACCCTGCTGGTGAACGCGCAGGTGAACCCGAAGACGGGCGTGCACGTGCCGAACGGCACGGCCACCACGGTGCTGCTGATCCTCGCGGTCGGCGCCTGTTTCGCGGGCGCGGCGAACTCCGTCCGTGAGCTGATCAAGGAACGGGTGATCTACGAGCGGGAGCGCGCCACCGGCCTGTCCCGCTCGGCGTACCTGATGTCCAAGGTGGTCGTGCTCGGTGTGGTCACCGTGCTGCAGGGCGCCATGGTCGGCGCGATCGGTTTCACCAGCCGCACCAAGCCCACCGAGGGCGTGGTCTTCGGCCATTCGGTGCTGCTGGAACTCTCCATCCCGATCATGGCGCTGGGCTTCACCTCGATGATGTTCGGCCTGGTCATCTCCTCGCTGGTGAAGACGGCCGAGAAGACCATGCCGCTGCTGGTGATGTTCGCGATCATCCAGGTCGTGTTCACCGGCTGCCTGTTCATCCTGAACGGCAAGATCGGCGTCAACGAGTTCTCGTACCTGATGCCCTCACGCTGGGCGGTCGCCGCCGCCGGCGCCACGCTGGACTTCAACAACATCAATCCGAACACGGACGACCCGTCCAGCACGGACCCGCTGTGGAACCACACGGCGTCCGCCTACGGCATGGACATCGTCGCGCTGCTCGTCCTCGCCGCCGTCTGCGGCTTCTTCGTGGCCCGCTTCCTGCGCCGCCACGAGCCCGAGGTCATGCGCAAGTAG
- a CDS encoding streptophobe family protein, translating into MSIDTARHGGRLPWGDVLLSAIASVSWALIAMAGTAALGLHLVSADAAGSLGPMTAAVVALGANGAVKPSGDVSAFGLKGAEAHTAIQITPLGVGLVGALLLSFFFLRSLRGAGVVISPSELLARAGAVVVLFVATLGGLAWAGHDIITIDGSKLGLDRVTGGGGLGNITDKLPGGLGDLGGLLPGKIGDLVQAQAAVGFTVDTVPTLLGGAAWAAGILVIALLASRRTPLPRGWEGVHRMVRPAASALVTVVLVAVLAGLAAAAYAAIGDPHPKLIAGAALLGAPNGVWLGIPIGLFVPWDGKATGELAKLLPHPLDRLLSVDSDQPVTLGRLAELDGRVWLLGVATAVMMLFAGVLAASRTPFVRGRGATSVGTPTAPVVRGGGALGFAGRCALRLGIVTALALPLLAWLTDVSVDASLSVFGIDAFGAGIRLHGHLGMALLLGAVWGAGAGAAGALLAYASGAAGRRAAPLALGDAGPPVAAPAPDLPRGPGPYAPGTPYRPANPDTNPYLRLPDELREPADGRPSERPRPPGDVYGAPTVVRPMMPPPGPQKRRPRGRDVPPPPQPPPGQGPSAPPGPGRQS; encoded by the coding sequence ATGAGCATCGACACCGCGAGGCACGGCGGGCGACTGCCGTGGGGAGATGTGCTGTTGTCCGCGATCGCCTCGGTGAGCTGGGCGTTGATCGCGATGGCGGGCACGGCCGCGCTCGGTCTGCATCTGGTCAGCGCCGACGCGGCGGGCTCGCTCGGGCCGATGACCGCGGCGGTGGTGGCTCTTGGGGCCAACGGTGCGGTCAAACCGTCCGGCGACGTGTCGGCCTTCGGTCTGAAGGGAGCGGAGGCGCACACGGCCATACAGATCACGCCACTGGGTGTGGGACTCGTGGGCGCGCTCCTGCTCTCCTTCTTCTTCCTACGCTCCCTGCGCGGGGCGGGAGTTGTGATCTCGCCGTCCGAACTCCTCGCACGTGCGGGCGCGGTGGTCGTGCTGTTCGTGGCGACGCTGGGCGGGCTCGCCTGGGCCGGGCACGACATCATCACGATCGACGGGAGCAAGCTCGGCCTCGACCGGGTGACGGGCGGTGGCGGCCTCGGGAACATCACCGACAAGCTCCCCGGCGGTCTCGGGGACCTCGGCGGACTGCTGCCCGGCAAGATCGGCGACCTGGTGCAGGCGCAGGCGGCCGTGGGCTTCACCGTGGACACGGTGCCCACGCTGCTCGGCGGCGCGGCCTGGGCGGCCGGAATCCTGGTGATCGCCCTGCTCGCCTCCCGGCGCACCCCGCTGCCGCGCGGCTGGGAGGGCGTGCACCGGATGGTGCGTCCGGCCGCGTCCGCGCTGGTCACGGTGGTCCTGGTGGCGGTTCTCGCGGGCCTCGCGGCGGCGGCGTACGCGGCGATCGGCGATCCCCATCCCAAGCTGATCGCGGGCGCCGCGCTGCTGGGCGCGCCCAACGGGGTGTGGCTGGGCATCCCGATCGGCCTCTTCGTGCCCTGGGACGGCAAGGCCACCGGCGAACTCGCCAAGCTGCTCCCCCACCCGCTGGACCGGTTGCTGAGCGTCGACTCCGATCAGCCCGTCACCCTGGGCCGGCTCGCCGAACTCGACGGACGGGTGTGGCTGTTGGGGGTCGCGACCGCGGTGATGATGCTGTTCGCCGGCGTCCTCGCCGCCTCGCGTACGCCTTTTGTACGGGGGCGGGGTGCGACTTCGGTGGGAACACCGACTGCTCCCGTTGTACGAGGAGGGGGTGCCCTCGGTTTCGCCGGGCGCTGCGCTCTTCGGCTCGGCATCGTGACGGCGCTGGCGCTGCCGCTGCTGGCGTGGCTGACGGACGTGTCCGTGGACGCCTCGCTGTCGGTGTTCGGCATCGACGCGTTCGGTGCCGGAATCCGGTTGCACGGGCATCTGGGCATGGCGCTGCTGCTCGGCGCCGTCTGGGGCGCGGGCGCGGGGGCGGCGGGGGCGCTGCTGGCGTACGCGAGCGGGGCCGCGGGACGGCGGGCGGCCCCGCTGGCACTGGGTGACGCGGGTCCCCCGGTGGCCGCGCCCGCCCCTGACCTCCCCCGGGGGCCCGGACCGTACGCCCCGGGTACGCCGTACCGGCCGGCGAACCCCGACACCAATCCCTATCTGCGGCTGCCCGACGAGCTGCGGGAACCCGCCGACGGTCGGCCGTCCGAGCGGCCGCGCCCGCCCGGCGACGTGTACGGCGCGCCGACGGTCGTCCGGCCGATGATGCCGCCACCTGGGCCGCAGAAGCGGCGGCCACGGGGACGCGATGTGCCGCCTCCGCCGCAGCCGCCGCCCGGCCAGGGACCTTCCGCGCCACCGGGGCCGGGGCGGCAGAGCTGA
- the serB gene encoding phosphoserine phosphatase SerB, with translation MSASQTPEVPTLLVKIFGKDRPGITAGLFDTLAAYSVEVVDIEQVVTRGRIVLCALVTEPPAGLEGDLRATVHSWAESMKMQAEIISGLGDNRPRGLGRSLVTVLGHPLTAESTAAIAARITKTGGNIDRIFRLAKYPVTAVEFAVSGTGTETLRTALVTEAAALGVDIAVVAAGLHRRAQRLVVMDVDSTLIQDEVIELFAAHAGCEEQVAEVTAAAMRGELDFEQSLHARVALLKGLDASVVTKVREEVRLTPGARTLIRTLKRLGFQVGVVSGGFTQVTDDLKERLGLDFAQANTLEIVDGKLTGRVTGEIVDRAGKARLLRRFAAEAGVPLAQTVAIGDGANDLDMLNAAGLGVAFNAKPVVRQAAHTAVNFPFLDTVLYLLGVTREEVEAADMHLGDH, from the coding sequence ATGAGCGCTTCGCAGACCCCCGAGGTCCCCACTCTCCTCGTCAAGATCTTCGGCAAGGACCGGCCGGGTATCACGGCCGGACTCTTCGACACCCTCGCCGCCTACTCGGTCGAGGTGGTCGACATCGAGCAGGTCGTCACCCGTGGCCGGATCGTGCTCTGCGCGCTGGTGACCGAGCCGCCGGCCGGTCTGGAGGGCGATCTGCGGGCCACCGTCCACAGCTGGGCGGAGTCGATGAAGATGCAGGCGGAGATCATCTCCGGCCTCGGCGACAACCGGCCGCGCGGCCTCGGGCGGTCCCTCGTCACCGTGCTCGGGCATCCGCTCACGGCGGAGTCGACGGCCGCGATCGCCGCCCGGATCACCAAGACCGGCGGCAACATCGACCGAATCTTCCGGCTCGCCAAGTACCCGGTGACGGCGGTCGAGTTCGCCGTGTCCGGTACGGGGACCGAGACGCTGCGCACCGCGCTGGTGACCGAGGCCGCGGCGCTCGGGGTGGACATCGCGGTGGTGGCGGCGGGGCTGCACCGCCGGGCGCAGCGCCTGGTCGTCATGGATGTGGACTCGACGCTGATCCAGGACGAGGTGATCGAGCTCTTCGCCGCGCACGCCGGGTGCGAGGAGCAGGTCGCCGAGGTGACGGCGGCCGCGATGCGCGGGGAGCTGGACTTCGAGCAGTCGCTGCACGCGCGTGTGGCGCTGCTCAAGGGGCTGGACGCCTCCGTGGTGACCAAGGTGCGCGAGGAGGTGCGGCTGACACCGGGCGCGCGCACGCTGATCCGTACGCTGAAGCGGCTCGGTTTCCAAGTTGGTGTCGTCTCCGGCGGATTCACACAGGTCACGGACGATCTGAAGGAGCGGCTCGGGCTGGACTTCGCGCAGGCCAACACCCTGGAGATCGTCGACGGGAAGCTGACGGGCAGGGTCACGGGGGAGATCGTGGACCGTGCGGGCAAGGCACGGCTGCTGCGCCGGTTCGCCGCCGAGGCGGGGGTGCCGCTCGCCCAGACCGTGGCGATCGGCGACGGGGCCAATGACCTCGACATGCTCAACGCGGCCGGTCTCGGCGTCGCCTTCAACGCCAAGCCCGTCGTCCGCCAGGCCGCGCACACCGCGGTGAACTTCCCCTTC